From the genome of Campylobacter magnus, one region includes:
- a CDS encoding M3 family oligoendopeptidase produces the protein MTWNLTEFFENESQASEFCVNLLAEAEGFEKEYKNNLFALSDNDFEEALRKYESISERASKAMSWAHLSFAKDTRKGALQAKFEEFYTKIDEKLLFFMLEFNALPRQKQESFCEHCEQYRYFLERSIESKKYELSLAEERVLLRTANTGASAFSRLFDESMARIKFDFKGEKIGEEELLSKLSDKDRLVRKAAALSLSEGLKANSHLLSFIFNIIKTDLKNDCELRGYESAESPRHISNAVSKESVDALIKACESNFELSHRYYAKKREILGYSELYDYDRYAPLGSDDGEFSFDEAKELVLAAFRDFNPQFATIAETGLNNGWCDAMPADFKMGGAFSHSASADTHPFVLLNFTNKRRDVYTLAHEFGHAIHQFLSYKAGYFGSHTPLTMAETASVFCEMLVFECIKNAASSNEEKRAILGAKIEDIFATLFRQINFTTFERAVHAEPDELSCDSISKLWMNESEKMFGDSLKLNDYYELWWSYIPHFIHTPFYCYAYSYAQLLVLAIFGLYKSGKCENFVEIYTQFLSLGGSKSPKEMVAMFGFDIESSEFWQIGINEVKKLVDEFESL, from the coding sequence ATGACATGGAATTTAACTGAGTTTTTTGAAAATGAAAGCCAAGCTAGCGAGTTTTGTGTGAATTTATTAGCTGAGGCAGAGGGGTTTGAAAAAGAGTATAAAAATAACCTTTTTGCTCTAAGCGATAATGATTTTGAAGAAGCTCTTAGAAAGTATGAGAGTATAAGTGAGCGTGCTTCAAAGGCGATGAGCTGGGCGCATTTAAGCTTTGCTAAAGATACTAGAAAAGGTGCCCTGCAAGCAAAGTTTGAAGAGTTTTATACCAAAATAGATGAAAAACTGCTATTTTTTATGCTTGAGTTTAATGCTTTGCCAAGGCAAAAGCAAGAGAGCTTTTGTGAGCATTGTGAGCAGTATAGATATTTTTTAGAGCGTAGCATAGAGAGTAAAAAATACGAACTAAGCCTAGCAGAAGAGCGTGTGCTACTTCGCACAGCAAATACTGGAGCAAGCGCATTTTCTAGGCTATTTGATGAGAGTATGGCACGCATTAAGTTTGATTTTAAGGGCGAAAAAATCGGAGAGGAAGAGCTACTTTCAAAACTAAGTGATAAAGACCGCCTAGTGCGAAAAGCAGCAGCCCTTAGCCTAAGCGAAGGGCTAAAGGCAAACTCGCATTTGCTAAGTTTTATTTTTAATATCATAAAAACTGATCTTAAAAATGACTGCGAGCTTCGTGGCTATGAGAGTGCTGAGAGTCCTAGACACATAAGCAATGCTGTAAGTAAAGAAAGCGTGGATGCGCTAATTAAAGCTTGTGAGAGTAACTTTGAGCTAAGTCACCGCTACTATGCTAAAAAGCGTGAAATTCTAGGATATTCAGAGCTGTATGATTATGACCGCTATGCGCCACTTGGCAGTGATGATGGCGAGTTTAGCTTTGATGAGGCAAAAGAGCTTGTGCTTGCTGCGTTTAGAGACTTTAACCCGCAGTTTGCTACTATCGCTGAGACTGGGCTAAATAACGGCTGGTGCGATGCTATGCCAGCTGATTTTAAAATGGGCGGGGCTTTTAGTCATAGTGCCTCTGCTGATACACATCCTTTTGTGCTGCTAAATTTCACAAACAAACGCCGTGATGTCTACACGCTAGCCCATGAGTTTGGTCATGCTATACATCAGTTTTTAAGCTATAAGGCTGGATATTTTGGCTCTCACACGCCACTAACGATGGCTGAGACAGCATCGGTTTTTTGTGAAATGCTAGTTTTTGAATGCATTAAAAATGCAGCTAGCTCTAATGAAGAAAAGCGTGCGATTTTAGGTGCTAAAATAGAAGATATTTTTGCTACGCTCTTTAGACAGATTAACTTTACTACCTTTGAGCGTGCTGTACATGCTGAACCTGATGAGCTAAGCTGCGATAGTATAAGCAAACTTTGGATGAATGAGAGCGAAAAAATGTTTGGCGATAGCTTAAAGCTAAATGATTATTACGAGCTTTGGTGGAGTTATATACCGCATTTTATTCATACGCCGTTTTATTGCTATGCTTATAGCTACGCTCAGCTTTTGGTTTTGGCGATTTTTGGACTTTATAAAAGTGGCAAATGCGAGAATTTTGTAGAGATTTATACGCAGTTTCTAAGCCTTGGTGGCAGCAAAAGCCCAAAAGAAATGGTGGCTATGTTTGGCTTTGATATTGAAAGTAGCGAGTTTTGGCAAATCGGTATAAATGAGGTTAAAAAGCTAGTTGATGAGTTTGAGAGTTTATAG
- the sstT gene encoding serine/threonine transporter SstT, which produces MKISNAISRSGDGSLVAQIAIGVLIGAVLGYFLYLYHIDSIAVILELLGSLFVGALKAIAPIMVFVLICESIATKHFTSTSSTGLKKIIVLYIVGTLLASVCAVLASFAFPTSLVLEGAATNASAPASVGAVLINLAKKAVDNPVNALATGNFIALIVWAVGLGIALRHASNSSKAVLVDLAEAINKVVYLVIRLAPFGICGLVATSVAQTGFETLGGYLKLILVLVLSMLFVAFVVNAVIVFVMIKKNPYPLIFSCIKNSAITAFFTRSSAANIPVNIALAKKLNIDEKLYSVSIPLGATVNMAGAAITIAVLSLAAVHTLGISVDFGTALLLCFVSAIAACGASGIAGGSLMLIPLACSLFGISNDIAMQVVAIGYIIGVIQDSFETALNSSTDVLFTAAVNESIKKD; this is translated from the coding sequence ATGAAAATCTCAAATGCGATATCTCGCAGTGGCGATGGAAGCTTGGTAGCCCAGATTGCTATAGGCGTGCTTATAGGCGCAGTGCTTGGGTATTTTTTATATCTTTATCATATAGATAGCATTGCTGTGATTTTAGAGCTGCTTGGTAGCTTGTTTGTTGGAGCTTTAAAGGCTATTGCGCCTATTATGGTTTTTGTGCTGATTTGTGAGTCTATTGCTACAAAGCACTTTACTTCTACTAGTTCTACTGGGCTTAAAAAAATCATTGTTTTATATATCGTTGGCACCTTGCTAGCAAGTGTTTGCGCGGTTCTTGCTAGTTTTGCTTTTCCTACTAGCTTGGTGCTTGAGGGCGCCGCAACAAACGCTAGTGCGCCAGCTAGCGTGGGGGCTGTGCTAATAAATCTAGCCAAAAAAGCCGTAGATAACCCAGTAAATGCTCTTGCTACTGGTAATTTCATCGCTCTTATAGTTTGGGCAGTGGGACTTGGCATAGCACTTCGTCACGCATCAAATAGCTCAAAAGCAGTCCTAGTAGACCTTGCTGAGGCTATAAATAAAGTAGTTTATTTAGTCATCCGCCTAGCTCCGTTTGGTATCTGCGGTCTTGTTGCTACTAGCGTGGCGCAGACTGGTTTTGAGACTCTTGGCGGGTATTTGAAGCTGATTTTAGTGCTTGTACTTTCTATGCTTTTTGTCGCTTTTGTGGTAAATGCGGTTATTGTCTTTGTGATGATAAAGAAAAATCCTTATCCGCTGATTTTTTCTTGTATCAAAAATAGCGCAATTACAGCATTTTTTACTCGCTCATCGGCTGCGAATATCCCTGTAAATATCGCTCTTGCTAAAAAACTTAATATAGATGAAAAGCTATATTCTGTTAGCATACCGCTTGGTGCTACTGTGAATATGGCTGGAGCTGCTATCACAATAGCAGTGCTCTCACTAGCTGCTGTTCATACTCTTGGCATTAGCGTAGATTTTGGTACTGCGCTTTTGCTTTGCTTTGTATCTGCAATTGCAGCTTGTGGGGCTAGTGGCATTGCTGGAGGTTCGCTTATGCTTATTCCACTTGCTTGTTCGCTTTTTGGTATCTCAAATGACATTGCTATGCAAGTGGTGGCTATAGGCTATATCATCGGCGTTATACAAGATAGCTTTGAGACCGCGCTAAATAGCTCTACTGATGTGTTATTTACAGCTGCTGTAAATGAAAGTATTAAAAAGGATTAG
- a CDS encoding isopenicillin N synthase family dioxygenase: MKEIPAIDLSEYKNASTPEAKAAFYEKLLHAAHEVGFFYLVGHGISEELCDKLRAQSKEFFRLPLEVKQKIALENSKHFRGYTAVGGEYTLGQKDWREEIDLGLDQPPRGDEPAFMRLYGPNQWSDETAELKKTFDEWQSKVNEMGFTLLDAFSNALYGRSGVFDELFGDDFYEHGKLIHYPGRAEAGDEYSADTQGVGAHKDDGFLTLLMIDEIAGLQVEAKKGEWIDVGYKKAAFVINIGEFLEIATDGYLRATNHRVKSPLKGQERISCVIFLGSKLDHKLEVYELPPQLKEKMRGVERDPHNPLIPTIGWNYLKHRLRSHKEVAQKFYADVYDPTNPASALKAGIGE; the protein is encoded by the coding sequence ATGAAAGAAATACCAGCAATAGATCTAAGCGAATACAAAAACGCTAGCACGCCTGAGGCAAAGGCGGCATTTTATGAAAAGCTACTTCACGCAGCGCATGAGGTAGGATTTTTTTATCTAGTAGGACATGGCATAAGTGAGGAGCTTTGCGATAAACTAAGAGCGCAAAGCAAAGAGTTTTTCCGCTTGCCACTTGAAGTAAAACAAAAAATCGCCCTTGAAAACTCAAAGCATTTTCGTGGCTATACAGCAGTGGGCGGTGAGTACACACTAGGGCAAAAGGACTGGCGAGAAGAGATTGATTTAGGGCTTGACCAACCGCCAAGAGGCGATGAGCCAGCATTTATGAGACTTTATGGGCCAAATCAATGGAGTGATGAAACAGCAGAGCTTAAAAAAACCTTTGATGAGTGGCAAAGCAAGGTAAATGAAATGGGCTTTACTTTGCTTGATGCTTTTTCTAATGCGCTTTATGGGCGTTCTGGGGTTTTTGATGAGCTTTTTGGTGATGATTTTTATGAGCATGGCAAGCTTATTCACTATCCAGGCAGAGCCGAGGCTGGAGATGAGTATAGCGCAGATACACAAGGCGTAGGCGCGCATAAAGACGATGGCTTTCTTACACTTTTAATGATAGATGAGATAGCCGGACTTCAAGTAGAGGCCAAAAAAGGCGAGTGGATAGATGTAGGGTATAAAAAAGCTGCCTTTGTGATAAATATAGGCGAGTTTTTGGAGATTGCTACTGATGGGTATTTGCGTGCGACAAACCACAGGGTAAAAAGCCCACTAAAAGGGCAAGAGCGTATTTCTTGCGTGATTTTTTTGGGCTCAAAGCTAGATCACAAGCTAGAAGTCTACGAGCTACCACCACAGCTAAAAGAAAAAATGAGAGGCGTGGAGCGTGACCCGCACAACCCACTAATCCCAACAATCGGCTGGAACTATCTAAAACACCGCCTTCGCTCTCACAAAGAAGTGGCGCAGAAGTTTTATGCTGATGTCTACGACCCTACAAATCCTGCATCAGCGCTAAAAGCAGGTATAGGCGAGTAA
- the cysK gene encoding cysteine synthase A: MKIAKNITEMIGGTPLLKINSFGGEILAKAEFVNPGHSVKDRIAYAMIKDAFDSGKITNQSVIIEPTSGNTGVGLAMVCAALGLKAIFTMPASMSKERQLILKAYGAQLELTEPSLGMKGAVDKANELAKNLANSFIPSQFDNASNPKVHYETTAKEILEQTDGKIDFFVAGFGTGGTISGVGKALKEHNPNVKIIAVEPEASPLLTQGKAGPHAIQGIGANFIPANLDRGVIDEIRTVSNDDAIATTRKLASAEGALVGISAGANVFVASKIANENQGKVVVTVLPDTGTRYFSTGIFE; this comes from the coding sequence ATGAAAATAGCAAAAAATATAACTGAGATGATAGGTGGCACGCCGCTGCTTAAAATCAATAGTTTTGGTGGAGAAATACTAGCAAAGGCTGAGTTTGTAAATCCAGGTCACTCAGTAAAAGACCGCATTGCTTATGCGATGATAAAAGACGCCTTTGATAGTGGCAAAATCACTAACCAAAGCGTAATTATCGAACCAACTAGCGGAAATACTGGCGTGGGACTTGCTATGGTTTGCGCAGCTTTGGGGCTAAAAGCGATTTTTACCATGCCGGCTTCTATGAGTAAAGAAAGGCAACTTATATTAAAAGCATATGGTGCGCAGCTTGAACTAACTGAGCCAAGTCTAGGTATGAAAGGTGCTGTGGATAAAGCAAATGAACTGGCTAAAAACCTAGCAAATAGCTTTATTCCAAGCCAGTTTGATAATGCTTCAAACCCTAAGGTTCATTATGAGACAACAGCAAAGGAAATTTTAGAGCAAACTGATGGCAAAATAGACTTTTTCGTAGCTGGCTTTGGCACTGGTGGGACGATATCTGGTGTGGGCAAAGCGCTAAAAGAGCATAACCCAAATGTAAAAATCATAGCAGTCGAGCCTGAGGCTAGCCCGCTTCTAACACAAGGCAAAGCCGGACCTCATGCTATACAAGGAATAGGGGCAAACTTCATCCCAGCAAACCTTGATAGAGGTGTGATTGATGAGATTCGCACAGTCTCAAACGACGATGCTATCGCAACTACAAGAAAACTAGCTAGCGCAGAGGGCGCATTAGTAGGCATTTCAGCTGGGGCAAATGTATTTGTAGCTAGTAAAATAGCAAATGAAAATCAGGGCAAGGTAGTAGTAACTGTGCTGCCAGATACTGGGACTAGATACTTCTCAACAGGAATTTTTGAGTAG
- a CDS encoding RrF2 family transcriptional regulator, translated as MSLITTKGAYGLMAVFEVSKGTSEHPVSINAISANIGVSRNYLEQILNALKKAEIISAVKGMKGGYYLSKSLSEISFGEVLDTLENDFGFFAKDIEGEYKELFGTLDKELKKLFSKPLSEFNKNADKYLNYTI; from the coding sequence GTGAGTTTGATTACCACAAAGGGTGCTTATGGGCTGATGGCTGTTTTTGAGGTCTCAAAAGGCACTAGTGAGCATCCTGTATCTATAAATGCGATTTCAGCAAATATCGGCGTTTCTCGTAATTATTTAGAGCAGATTTTAAACGCTTTAAAAAAAGCAGAGATAATAAGCGCGGTAAAAGGTATGAAAGGCGGATACTATCTAAGCAAAAGCCTGAGCGAAATCAGCTTTGGCGAGGTTTTAGATACGCTTGAAAATGACTTTGGCTTTTTTGCCAAAGACATTGAGGGTGAGTATAAAGAGCTTTTTGGCACGCTTGATAAAGAGCTTAAAAAGCTTTTTTCTAAGCCTTTAAGCGAGTTTAACAAAAACGCAGATAAATATTTAAATTACACAATTTAA
- a CDS encoding O-acetylhomoserine aminocarboxypropyltransferase/cysteine synthase family protein: MSNNLHQETLATHYGYDSSKETYGSVNVPLYLTNAYDFGTSERGARLFALQELGAIYSRITNPTVDVLEARIAAVEGGKGGISAASGSAAIFNAIANLAGAGDNIIVAKKIYGGSAALLHNTLKNFGISTKTFDSDNADDLEGLIDDKTKAIFFESLSNPQIAVADTDKIAKIADKHGVVSIVDNTVASPALYQPLKHGADVSVHSATKYISGNGSVLGGLIATNAKLNAKLRGNSRYAYFNEPEANYHGLVYASLPDDFDLFTLRIKTILLRDIGAALSAFNAWQLIAGLETLNVRMRAISASALKIAQFLESHPKVKSVNYPGLKSSPNYERVKANFTEGLASGLLAFEVADEQTALKVANGTKIFRVMVNIGDSKSIITHPASTTHAQLSKDEQLKAGISAGLIRLSVGLENADDLIEDLKKALA; encoded by the coding sequence ATGTCAAATAATCTTCATCAAGAAACTCTAGCCACTCACTACGGCTATGACTCGTCAAAAGAGACCTATGGTTCAGTTAATGTCCCATTATACCTTACAAACGCTTATGACTTTGGAACTAGCGAGCGTGGTGCTAGGCTCTTTGCCTTACAAGAACTAGGTGCGATTTACTCTCGCATTACAAACCCTACTGTTGATGTGCTAGAAGCTAGAATAGCAGCCGTTGAGGGAGGCAAGGGCGGCATTAGCGCTGCTTCTGGCTCGGCTGCTATTTTTAATGCTATCGCAAACCTAGCAGGCGCAGGCGATAATATAATCGTAGCTAAAAAAATCTACGGCGGCTCAGCTGCTTTATTACATAATACTCTAAAAAACTTTGGCATAAGCACAAAGACCTTTGATAGCGATAATGCCGATGATTTAGAAGGCTTAATAGATGATAAGACAAAGGCTATATTTTTTGAGAGTCTCTCAAATCCACAAATTGCCGTAGCCGATACTGATAAAATCGCAAAAATCGCTGACAAACACGGCGTTGTGAGCATAGTAGATAACACAGTTGCTAGCCCAGCTCTTTATCAGCCTTTAAAGCATGGCGCAGATGTGAGCGTGCATAGTGCAACAAAGTATATAAGTGGCAATGGTAGCGTGCTAGGCGGCCTAATTGCAACAAATGCTAAGCTAAATGCTAAGCTAAGAGGGAATTCTAGATATGCTTATTTTAACGAACCAGAGGCAAACTACCACGGACTTGTATATGCTTCTTTGCCTGATGATTTTGATTTATTCACGCTTCGCATTAAGACTATTTTGCTCCGTGATATCGGTGCAGCTCTTTCAGCCTTTAATGCTTGGCAGCTAATAGCAGGGCTAGAAACCCTAAATGTGCGTATGAGAGCAATAAGCGCAAGTGCTCTAAAAATAGCGCAGTTTTTAGAAAGTCATCCAAAGGTAAAAAGTGTAAACTACCCAGGGCTAAAAAGCTCGCCAAACTACGAGCGAGTTAAAGCAAATTTTACCGAAGGGCTTGCTAGTGGACTTTTGGCTTTTGAAGTGGCTGATGAGCAGACTGCGCTAAAAGTAGCAAATGGCACGAAGATTTTTAGAGTAATGGTAAATATAGGCGATAGCAAGAGCATCATCACACACCCAGCCTCTACTACTCACGCTCAGCTAAGCAAAGATGAGCAGCTAAAAGCAGGTATTAGCGCTGGGCTAATCCGCCTAAGCGTGGGACTAGAAAACGCAGATGATTTGATAGAAGATCTAAAAAAGGCACTTGCGTGA
- a CDS encoding response regulator transcription factor, translating into MIKILMIEDDLELAEILSEFLEQFEMSVKTCAEPFLGLSELEINKYDLVILDLSLPGLDGLEVCKEIRKKHDVPIIISSARHDLNDKVNAFELGADDYLPKPYEPKELVVRIKSHLRRTNASFASSAQESKTTSTDTQKDIVCDDFAHQITFKGEPLNLTIAEYDILRYMLKKQGGAISREEFIWGCESINDTSTNKSIDVIIGRIRAKLGEDPKNPRYIHAIRGVGYKLEQ; encoded by the coding sequence ATGATAAAAATTTTGATGATTGAAGATGATTTAGAATTAGCTGAGATTTTAAGCGAGTTTTTAGAGCAGTTTGAGATGAGCGTAAAGACCTGCGCTGAGCCTTTTTTGGGGCTTAGCGAACTTGAGATAAATAAATACGACTTGGTGATTTTAGACCTTTCTTTGCCAGGCCTAGATGGGCTTGAGGTCTGTAAAGAAATCCGCAAAAAGCACGATGTGCCAATCATCATCTCAAGCGCACGCCACGATTTAAATGATAAGGTAAATGCTTTTGAGCTTGGGGCTGATGATTATTTGCCAAAGCCTTATGAGCCAAAAGAGCTAGTAGTTCGCATAAAAAGCCATTTGCGCCGCACAAATGCTAGCTTTGCGTCTAGTGCGCAAGAGAGCAAAACTACTAGCACAGATACCCAAAAAGACATAGTCTGCGATGATTTTGCCCATCAAATTACCTTTAAAGGCGAGCCACTAAATCTCACCATCGCCGAGTATGATATCCTGCGCTACATGCTAAAAAAACAGGGCGGAGCCATAAGCAGAGAAGAGTTCATCTGGGGTTGTGAGAGCATAAACGATACTAGCACAAACAAAAGCATAGATGTGATTATTGGTCGCATTCGTGCTAAGCTTGGCGAAGACCCCAAAAACCCACGCTACATCCACGCAATCCGTGGCGTAGGCTACAAGTTAGAGCAATAA
- the cysE gene encoding serine O-acetyltransferase yields the protein MSIFSLIKEDLSQPKLKDPAYNGFCDVIFNYPGTWAVANHRIAHALWNKGFKCLARIIAGISNALTRVDLHPAAQLGRRVFIDHATGVVIGETAIIGDDCLIYQGVTLGGVSLEKTKRHPTLREGVVVGAGAKILGNITIGKGCKIGANAVVTKPMDDFCTAVGNPARIISKCDAPLNKLPDIEKKLFLYLLQRLNKLENGLCGLGAKTERTELEKEFENFLKSLEKE from the coding sequence ATGAGTATTTTTAGTCTAATCAAAGAAGATCTATCCCAACCAAAGCTTAAAGACCCTGCTTACAATGGCTTTTGCGATGTGATTTTTAACTACCCTGGCACCTGGGCTGTGGCAAACCACCGCATAGCTCACGCCCTGTGGAACAAAGGCTTTAAGTGCCTAGCACGCATAATAGCTGGCATCTCAAACGCTCTTACTAGAGTAGATCTGCACCCAGCAGCCCAGCTTGGCAGGCGAGTTTTTATAGACCACGCGACAGGCGTGGTTATCGGCGAGACTGCTATTATCGGCGATGATTGTCTTATTTATCAAGGCGTGACTCTTGGTGGTGTGAGCCTAGAGAAAACCAAACGCCACCCTACTTTGCGTGAGGGCGTGGTCGTGGGTGCTGGTGCAAAGATACTAGGCAACATCACCATCGGCAAAGGCTGTAAAATCGGCGCAAACGCCGTGGTAACAAAGCCTATGGATGATTTTTGTACCGCTGTGGGAAACCCAGCTCGCATCATCAGCAAATGCGATGCTCCACTAAACAAACTGCCTGATATAGAAAAAAAGCTGTTTTTATATCTCTTGCAGCGGCTAAACAAGCTTGAAAACGGACTTTGCGGACTAGGCGCAAAAACCGAACGCACAGAGCTTGAAAAAGAATTTGAAAACTTTTTAAAATCACTAGAAAAAGAGTAG
- the argJ gene encoding bifunctional glutamate N-acetyltransferase/amino-acid acetyltransferase ArgJ, producing the protein MFNVLSLKNGLENVAGFSFGGVSMGLKKDGSNDLGFIKAHKPASLFARFTSNRFKAAPLRHFYRTFGFDENAKNGKNLTSAELKGKELKTNFILLNSKNANAMTGEAGISDINEIFASLKSLPNFANFELVNPLMSSTGVIGYRLPKEKILKAAANFDLNARNSDDVAHSIMTTDRFKKEIALKVELENRGSFNIACICKGAGMINPSLATMLCFILTDADVPASDAHELLDSAINASFNAISVDGDTSTNDTVMLLSSGASGAYDKEAFAFALNKITLEMALNLVKDGEGSTKVVAFEVRGAANDKDAEHAAKALSNSLLVKTALFGCDPNWGRIASTIGASGAMCDENSLTIYCDEVLLYDKDHRELDDARESAAHAVMKKDSYRIICDLGLGDGAYSAYGCDLGHEYVSINADYRS; encoded by the coding sequence ATGTTTAATGTTCTTAGCCTTAAAAATGGCTTAGAAAATGTGGCTGGATTTAGCTTTGGCGGCGTTAGTATGGGGCTAAAAAAAGACGGCAGCAACGACCTTGGCTTTATAAAAGCTCATAAGCCAGCTAGTCTTTTTGCTCGCTTTACCTCAAACCGCTTTAAAGCAGCACCTTTAAGGCATTTTTACCGCACCTTTGGCTTTGATGAAAATGCTAAAAACGGCAAAAACTTAACAAGCGCAGAACTAAAAGGCAAAGAGCTTAAAACAAACTTTATCTTACTAAACTCAAAAAACGCTAACGCAATGACTGGCGAGGCTGGTATAAGCGATATAAATGAGATTTTTGCTAGCTTAAAAAGCCTACCAAACTTTGCTAATTTTGAGCTAGTAAATCCTTTGATGAGTAGCACAGGCGTGATTGGCTACCGCCTGCCAAAAGAAAAGATTTTAAAAGCTGCTGCAAACTTTGATCTAAATGCTAGAAATAGCGATGATGTAGCGCACTCAATCATGACCACAGACCGCTTTAAAAAAGAAATTGCGCTAAAAGTGGAGCTAGAAAACAGGGGGAGCTTTAATATAGCGTGTATTTGTAAAGGTGCTGGCATGATAAATCCAAGCCTAGCCACCATGCTTTGCTTTATCCTAACAGATGCTGATGTGCCAGCAAGCGATGCTCATGAGCTACTTGATAGCGCCATAAATGCAAGCTTTAATGCTATTAGCGTAGACGGCGATACTAGCACGAACGATACTGTAATGTTGCTAAGCTCAGGCGCAAGTGGGGCGTATGATAAAGAGGCCTTTGCCTTTGCGTTAAATAAAATCACGCTAGAAATGGCTCTAAATCTAGTGAAAGATGGCGAGGGAAGCACGAAAGTAGTAGCCTTTGAAGTGCGTGGGGCGGCAAATGACAAAGACGCCGAGCATGCCGCAAAGGCTCTTTCAAACTCACTTTTGGTAAAAACCGCTCTTTTTGGCTGCGACCCAAACTGGGGGCGAATCGCTAGCACCATAGGCGCAAGTGGCGCCATGTGCGATGAAAACTCGCTTACGATCTACTGCGATGAAGTGCTGCTTTACGACAAAGACCATAGAGAGTTAGATGATGCAAGAGAGAGCGCAGCGCATGCTGTGATGAAAAAAGATAGCTACCGCATCATCTGCGACCTTGGGCTTGGTGATGGTGCTTACAGTGCTTATGGCTGTGATTTGGGTCATGAGTATGTAAGCATAAATGCTGATTACCGCTCATAA
- a CDS encoding potassium channel family protein, giving the protein MFAKLAKFLKWHISSPEYDLSGELYEQLKPFRLPLIFIVLMTIVGTLGYMLIDNFSLIDALYQAGMTFTTVGFTEVNKISTFGRLFTILFIFTGFLVFTFSMGLVIEVLKKGTLTRILEERSMLYKIASLKNHFIICYHNVYTIELAKQFRENHVPFVVVDANPQLGELAAKHKYPYYIIAEPHTQTAMLKSHLSSAKGLISLSDNIADNIAMVTSARLFEKELGRVPYFITTSANSDGEAEKLIKLGANSIVSATKLVAQRLNAISARPDMENMLEKFVYDKNTALDIEEIKVPDYSWLRFKRIKETHLRTIVNTDIVGLRDQNNKFLPMPNGDTLIGTGSRLLVIGTAESIRAAKRLIYSKHKPEEYRYV; this is encoded by the coding sequence ATGTTTGCAAAACTTGCAAAATTTTTAAAATGGCATATCAGCAGCCCTGAATACGACCTTAGCGGTGAGCTTTACGAGCAGCTAAAGCCTTTTCGCTTGCCGCTTATTTTTATAGTCCTGATGACCATTGTAGGTACATTAGGCTATATGCTTATTGATAACTTCTCCCTTATTGATGCTCTTTATCAAGCAGGTATGACCTTTACCACGGTTGGTTTTACTGAAGTAAACAAAATCTCCACCTTTGGCAGACTTTTTACTATTCTTTTCATTTTTACTGGATTTTTGGTTTTTACCTTTTCTATGGGTCTTGTTATCGAGGTGCTAAAAAAAGGCACTTTAACTAGAATTCTAGAGGAGCGAAGTATGCTTTATAAAATCGCAAGTCTTAAAAATCACTTTATAATCTGCTATCACAATGTCTATACAATAGAATTAGCAAAGCAATTTAGAGAAAATCATGTGCCTTTTGTAGTAGTTGATGCTAACCCACAGCTTGGCGAGTTAGCTGCAAAGCACAAATATCCATACTACATAATCGCAGAACCTCACACGCAAACAGCTATGCTAAAAAGCCATCTCTCAAGCGCAAAAGGTTTAATCAGCCTAAGCGATAATATAGCAGATAATATCGCAATGGTAACATCTGCTAGGCTTTTTGAAAAAGAGCTTGGCAGGGTGCCGTATTTCATCACGACTAGCGCAAATAGCGATGGAGAGGCAGAAAAGCTCATCAAGCTAGGCGCAAACAGCATCGTAAGCGCCACAAAGCTAGTAGCCCAACGCCTAAATGCGATTTCAGCTAGACCTGATATGGAAAATATGCTTGAAAAGTTTGTATATGATAAAAATACAGCCCTTGATATTGAGGAGATTAAGGTGCCTGATTACAGCTGGCTGCGCTTTAAACGTATAAAAGAAACACATTTGCGAACCATCGTAAATACTGATATAGTAGGGCTTAGAGACCAAAATAATAAATTCTTACCTATGCCAAATGGCGATACGCTAATTGGCACTGGCTCTCGTCTGCTTGTAATCGGCACGGCTGAGAGCATACGAGCGGCAAAACGCCTAATTTATAGCAAACACAAACCTGAGGAGTATAGATATGTTTAA
- the rpmB gene encoding 50S ribosomal protein L28: MSKVCAITGKGPMVGNNVSHANNRTKRRFMPNLRSVRVTLEDGTTRRIRVAASTLRTMKKLQNAK; the protein is encoded by the coding sequence ATGTCAAAAGTATGCGCAATCACAGGCAAAGGCCCAATGGTAGGAAATAATGTAAGCCACGCTAACAACCGCACAAAACGTCGCTTTATGCCAAATCTACGCTCAGTTCGCGTAACACTAGAAGATGGCACTACAAGAAGAATCCGTGTAGCTGCTAGCACACTTCGCACTATGAAAAAGCTTCAAAACGCGAAATAA